The following proteins are co-located in the Toxotes jaculatrix isolate fToxJac2 chromosome 9, fToxJac2.pri, whole genome shotgun sequence genome:
- the pik3cb gene encoding phosphatidylinositol 4,5-bisphosphate 3-kinase catalytic subunit beta isoform codes for MPPAMTDLLDIWAAHSPLGGHAPAQISVDFLLPTGIYIQMDVPREATIQHIKLLLWKQAQTLPLFPALGEMESHMFECVNQAAVHEELEDETRRLCDVRPFLPVLKLVTRNCGRAERLLDSKIGVLIGKGLHELDGINDQEVKDFRSKMLRISEERMQRVQMMTCAEWLQACFSPQLEPTAAITDGVSDRSADLKVIIHFDQSQDSTSLKVPSSCTTIELMEMAVRKWLTTHGPEEEAWRGQYVLRVSHCLEFLCGDHPLIQYKYIRTCMQAKESPHLTLVHTSTIKAMFDREIATIGAVVSRKSSNPPLPLPPKRRVPTQVQTCVWDVSSPFKIVLVNASKVNAEETAKVQVRAGLFHGTELLCKPAVSSESCGRSDHTWKENTLEFDISVCDLPRMTRLCFAIYAVMDKVKKQKSTKNPHINKYQTIRKAGKVHYPIAWVNTMVFDYKGQLKTGEINLHCWSSFPDELEEMLNPIGTIQTNPYTENATALCIFFPEYSPHPVIFPPFDKILEKAAEIARASDCAPMGRGGKKFHIELKEIMERDPLSQLCENEKDLIWTLRYDCRENFPQSLPKLLLSVKWSKHEDMAQLQALLQIWPKLSPRDALELLDFNYPDQYVREYAVHCLRDMSDEELSQYLLQLVQVLRYEPYYDCALTHFLLERAQGNRKIGHFLFWHLRSEIHMPAVSVQFALILEAYCRGSIPHIEVLKKQVEALSKLKSVNELIKLGTTKNARSKTKEAMLTKEAMMTCLRQSGYSETLSDLHSPLNPNVLLSGINVERCRYMDSKMKPLWIVYNNKLMGGDTLGIIFKNGDDLRQDMLTLQILRLMDLLWKEANLDLRIVPYGCLATGDRAGLIEVVSSADTIANIQLTSSNVAAAAAFNKDALLNWLKERNSGDALDRAIEEFTLSCAGYCVATYVLGIGDRHSDNIMVRSTGQLFHIDFGHILGNFKSKFGIKRERVPFILTHDFIHVIQQGKTGYTEKFGSFRQYCEEAYLVLRKNGNLFITLFALMLTAGLPELTSVKDIQYLKDSLALGKTDEEALKQFRQKFDEALRESWTTKVNWMAHNVAKDNRS; via the exons ATGCCTCCTGCCATGACAGACCTCCTGGACATATGGGCGGCCCACTCGCCCCTGGGCGGACACGCTCCGGCCCAGATCTCCGTGGACTTTCTGCTGCCCACCGGTATCTACATCCAGATGGATGTTCCGCGCGAGGCTACCATTCAGCACATCAAACTG CTCTTATGGAAGCAGGCTCAGACGTTGCCACTGTTTCCCGCCCTCGGGGAGATGGAGAGCCACATGTTCGAGTGTGTCAACCAGGCCGCTGTGCACGAAGAACTAGAGGACGAGACTCGCCGGTTGTGCGACGTTCGCCCTTTCCTGCCAGTCCTCAAGCTGGTGACACGCAACTGCGGCCGAGCAGAGCGTCTGCTGGACTCCAAAATCGGCGTGCTCATCGGCAAGG GTCTCCATGAACTCGATGGCATCAATGACCAGGAGGTGAAGGACTTTCGCAGTAAGATGCTTCGGATCAGTGAAGAAAGGATGCAGCGAGTTCAGATGATGACGTGTGCAGAGTGGCTGCAGGCCTGCTTCTCCCCGCAGCTGGAGCCCACGGCAGCCATCACTGATGGAGTCAGTGACCGGTCGGCCGACCTGAAAGTCATTATCCACTTTGATCAGTCTCAG GACTCAACCAGTCTGAAGGTGCCATCGTCTTGCACCACCATAGAGTTGATGGAGATGGCTGTGAGGAAGTGGCTGACCACCCATGGCCCTGAGGAAGAGGCTTGGAGGGGCCAGTATGTTCTGAGGGTCAGCCACTGTCTGGAGTTCCTCTGTGGAGACCACCCTCTGATTCAGTACAAG TATATTCGAACATGCATGCAGGCCAAGGAGTCTCCACACCTCACCCTGGTCCACACCAGCACCATCAAAGCCATGTTTGACCGGGAAATCGCTACGATCGGAGCTGTGGTTAGCCGCAAATCCTCCAACCCACCTTTACCACTACCTCCCAAGAGAAGGGTTCCCACG CAAGTACAGACGTGTGTGTGGGACGTGTCTAGCCCGTTTAAGATAGTCCTAGTGAATGCCAGCAAAGTGAACGCAGAGGAAACTGCCAAG GTCCAGGTGAGGGCGGGGCTCTTCCACggcacagagctgctgtgcaaGCCCGCGGTGAGCAGTGAGAGCTGCGGGCGCTCGGACCACACGTGGAAAGAGAACACGCTGGAGTTTGACATCTCCGTCTGTGACCTGCCGCGCATGACCCGCCTCTGCTTCGCCATCTATGCCGTCATGGATAAGGTCAAGAAGCAGAAGTCCACCAAAAATCCTCACATAAACAAGTACCAGACCATCCGCAAAGCAGGGAAAGTG CACTACCCCATAGCTTGGGTCAATACCATGGTGTTTGACTACAAAGGCCAACTGAAGACCGGAGAAATCAACCTGCACTGCTGGTCTTCCTTTCCTG ATGAACTTGAAGAGATGCTGAACCCCATAGGAACCATACAGACCAACCCCTACACCGAGAACGCTACAGCGCTGTGCATCTTCTTCCCAGAGTACTCGCCACACCCTGTTATCTTCCCTCCCTTCGACAAG atactggaaaaagctgcagagatcGCCAGGGCAAGTGACTGTGCACCCATG ggtcgtgggggtAAGAAGTTCCACATAGAACTGAAGGAGATCATGGAGCGAGaccctctctctcagctgtgtgaGAACGAGAAGGATTTAATCTGGACACTACGCTACGACTGTCGAGAGAATTTCCCTCAGTCGCTGCCCAAGCTGCTACTCTCCGTCAAGTGGAGCAAACATGAGGACATGGCCCAG CTGCAGGCACTGCTTCAGATCTGGCCCAAGCTGAGTCCCAGAGACGCTCTGGAGCTTCTGGACTTCAACTACCCTGACCAGTATGTCAGAGAATATGCCGTGCACTGTCTGCGTGATATGAG cGATGAGGAGCTGTCGCAGTACCTTCTACAGTTGGTGCAGGTGTTGCGTTATGAGCCTTACTATGACTGTGCCCTCACCCACTTCCTCCTGGAGCGTGCCCAGGGAAACCGCAAGATAGGACACTTCCTCTTCTGGCACCTACG GTCAGAGATCCACATGCCAGCTGTTTCAGTCCAGTTTGCCCTCATCCTGGAGGCCTACTGCAGAGGCAGCATCCCTCATATTGAGGTTCTAAAGAAACAG GTGGAAGCACTGAGTAAGCTAAAGTCGGTCAATGAGCTAATTAAGCTGGGAACCACCAAAAATGCTCGGAGTAAGACCAAGGAGGCCATGTTGACCAAGGAGGCCATGATGACTTGTCTGAGGCAGAGCGGCTACTCGGAGACTCTGTCGGACCTGCATTCACCTCTGAACCCCAATGTCCTACTGTCTGGCATCAA TGTGGAGAGGTGTCGATACATGGACTCTAAGATGAAGCCACTCTGGATTGTTTACAACAATAAGCTGATGGGGGGAGACACCCTGGGAATCATCTTCAAGAACGGAGATG ACCTAAGGCAAGACATGTTGACCCTCCAGATTTTGAGGTTGATGGATTTGCTATGGAAGGAGGCTAATCTGGACCTCAG AATCGTACCATATGGTTGCTTAGCGACAGGTGACCGGGCAGGGCTGATCGAGGTCGTCTCATCAGCAGACACAATTGCCAACATCCAACTGACCAGCAGCAACGTGGCAGCAGCTGCCGCCTTCAACAAGGATGCTTTGCTCAACTGGCTCAAAGAGAGGAACTCTGG TGATGCTCTTGATCGGGCCATCGAGGAGTTCACTCTGTCATGTGCAGGCTACTGTGTAGCCACTTACGTCCTGGGCATCGGAGACCGCCACAGTGACAACATCATGGTCCGCAGCACTGGACAG CTCTTCCACATAGACTTTGGCCACATCCTGGGCAACTTCAAGTCCAAGTTTGGCATCAAGAGGGAGCGTGTACCTTTTATCCTCACACACGACTTCATCCACGTCATACAGCAGGGCAAGACGGGATACACAGAAAAATTTGGCAG TTTCCGTCAGTACTGTGAGGAGGCCTATCTAGTCTTGAGGAAGAATGGGAACCTCTTCATCACACTGTTTGCTCTCATGCTGACTGCTGGACTGCCTGAGCTCACTTCAGTCAAAGACATCCAGTACTTAAag GATTCTCTGGCTCTGGGTAAAACAGACGAAGAGGCCCTGAAACAGTTCCGCCAGAAGTTTGACGAGGCCCTGAGAGAGAGCTGGACAACCAAAGTCAACTGGATGGCCCACAATGTGGCCAAAGACAACCGCTCCTAG